A stretch of the Lactuca sativa cultivar Salinas chromosome 9, Lsat_Salinas_v11, whole genome shotgun sequence genome encodes the following:
- the LOC111905570 gene encoding parthenolide synthase gives MEIFSIFPSWLLPTLLFLSMFCIFLYTLKSNKSSMVAPKLPPNPPKLPFIGNMHQLLGQPRHLAFWKLSQEYGPIMLLKIGSKPCVIISSSAMAKQVLKDQDHILCSRPINKTTKQLTYNYVDTAFTPYSNHWRKMRKVLVSEFLGPNRARLSNHVLLTEVEIMLRSVSLHPSNNAINLNELFFALVKAVTFKVALGLNYREQPLKGPSFEMILDEVLELMNPSFGDFFPWLGKIIDQISGRNHKLGKVCRNLDAYIQSHVDDHDHKIHINGQVDDDDKDFLHTLLELSSMDNASDDDRLTKTEIKSLIVNIFTGGIDTTVATMVWAMSEIIRSPRVMQKLQSEIRNCAGRKQKLDEMDVSKMTYLKMVVKETLRLHPPAALLLPHESLSHCQIGGYDVLPDTMVLINGWVIGRDPNKWGENAAEFYPERFENLEVDFRGGNYEMVPFGGGRRTCPAVKTAPATVEFTIANLLYWYDWKIPGGVKNEDLDMLEEGSLVLHRKLPLCLIPIKHNWEE, from the exons ATGGAGATCTTTTCTATCTTCCCTTCATGGCTTCTCCCAACACTACTTTTCCTCTCCATGTTCTGCATCTTTCTCTATACTCTTAAATCTAATAAGTCGTCCATGGTTGCCCCTAAGCTTCCACCAAACCCTCCAAAGCTTCCATTTATTGGGAACATGCATCAACTACTAGGCCAACCTCGTCATCTAGCCTTTTGGAAACTTTCCCAAGAATATGGCCCAATTATGCTACTCAAAATTGGTTCAAAACCTTGCGTTATAATCTCTTCTTCTGCCATGGCCAAACAAGTCCTTAAAGATCAAGATCACATACTGTGTTCTCGTCCAATAAACAAGACCACCAAGCAACTAACATACAACTATGTGGACACTGCCTTCACACCTTACAGCAATCACTGGAGGAAGATGCGCAAGGTTTTGGTATCTGAATTCCTGGGCCCCAATAGAGCTAGACTCTCTAACCATGTGTTGTTAACCGAGGTGGAGATCATGCTTCGGTCTGTGTCGTTACATCCATCAAACAATGCGATAAACTTAAACGAGTTGTTTTTTGCATTAGTAAAGGCGGTGACTTTTAAGGTGGCGCTTGGCTTGAACTACAGAGAACAACCACTGAAAGGTCCTTCGTTCGAAATGATACTTGATGAAGTCTTGGAGTTAATGAATCCCTCCTTCGGTGATTTTTTTCCATGGTTAGGTAAAATAATTGATCAAATTAGTGGAAGGAATCATAAGCTAGGAAAAGTTTGTCGCAATCTTGATGCCTACATCCAGTCGCACGTTGATGACCATGAtcacaagattcatattaatgGCCAAGTTGACGATGATGACAAGGATTTTCTTCATACCTTGCTTGAGTTGTCTTCGATGGATAATGCTTCTGATGATGATCGGTTGACTAAAACAGAAATCAAATCTCTTATAGTG AACATCTTTACTGGAGGAATTGATACAACCGTTGCAACGATGGTTTGGGCAATGTCCGAGATCATTAGAAGTCCGAGAGTGATGCAAAAGTTGCAAAGCGAAATCCGAAATTGCGCAGGGAGAAAACAAAAGCTAGATGAAATGGATGTCTCAAAAATGACCTACTTGAAGATGGTGGTGAAAGAGACACTAAGATTGCATCCTCCAGCCGCATTGTTGCTCCCACATGAAAGCTTAAGCCATTGCCAAATAGGTGGTTATGACGTGCTTCCAGATACGATGGTTTTAATTAATGGGTGGGTAATAGGAAGAGATCCAAACAAATGGGGGGAGAATGCGGCTGAGTTCTACCCAGAAAGGTTTGAGAATCTTGAGGTGGATTTCAGAGGGGGGAATTATGAGATGGTTCCCTTCGGAGGGGGAAGAAGAACTTGCCCAGCGGTGAAAACAGCTCCAGCGACTGTTGAGTTCACCATCGCAAACCTTTTGTATTGGTATGATTGGAAAATTCCTGGTGGAGTGAAGAACGAAGACTTGGATATGCTGGAGGAGGGTTCTCTGGTTCTCCATAGGAAATTACCACTTTGCCTTATACCCATTAAACATAACTGGGAAGAGTAG